The Mytilus galloprovincialis chromosome 2, xbMytGall1.hap1.1, whole genome shotgun sequence genome has a window encoding:
- the LOC143064599 gene encoding uncharacterized protein LOC143064599: MTEHYEDSPRYDTLSPVAEAKNKYFSNLTSNKDEGMYKPTVLYVPNRTAFRGKYPVMSVQQKKNGRYVVVEQKPIHTVCAPENPELQRIREKELQYIGPDGEIKYKYLKPAWKFSKKGSYIERSFNREFHEPYLPPLSDKRGYGEVKSKVGTFANFDHAPAGGNRKIPTFKVKWHAEPKIDSFDRKSKSYPNSDIGSARTSHSDPYSLQLSSKPHYGAKGDSVSFGSYHYNTPSVVHEIPSARTLEAEAMVGSLDNINYKPRGGKTHIKMQFPTNWKAEAKVDSLEKIFHNPAGGEVTIIDMKPKWKALPKIQSHNYHYKQHKGEFQVPHFETDWKNSTGPKVHTLENIDYTPRTNNNKIYQQKLKWKRESKIKQIWKTKYPYDDPYDPTYDEDKVIEERIRQMLETDSRQTSRFSEY; encoded by the coding sequence ATGACTGAACATTATGAGGATTCACCAAGATATGATACACTTTCTCCCGTTGCAGAAGCAaagaacaaatatttttcaaatcttaCTTCAAACAAGGATGAAGGGATGTACAAACCAACAGTACTATATGTCCCAAATCGTACAGCTTTCCGTGGAAAATATCCAGTTATGTCTGTTCAGCAGAAGAAAAATGGACGATATGTTGTAGTGGAGCAAAAACCAATTCATACAGTGTGTGCTCCTGAAAACCCAGAACTTCAAAGGATCAGAGAGAAAGAGTTACAATACATTGGTCCTGACGGGgaaatcaaatataaatactTAAAACCTGCATGGAAATTCTCTAAGAAGGGGAGTTACATCGAGAGGTCATTTAACCGTGAATTCCATGAGCCATATTTACCTCCCCTTAGTGATAAGAGAGGATATGGAGAGGTCAAGTCCAAAGTAGGAACTTTTGCAAACTTTGATCATGCTCCAGCTGGAGGAAATAGGAAAATTCCTACATTTAAGGTGAAATGGCATGCAGAGCCAAAAATTGATTCATTTGACAGGAAAAGCAAGAGCTATCCAAATTCTGATATAGGGAGTGCAAGGACCTCTCACTCCGACCCTTACAGTTTGCAACTAAGTTCAAAGCCTCATTATGGTGCCAAAGGTGACAGTGTTTCATTCGGAAGTTATCATTATAACACCCCTTCAGTAGTGCATGAGATTCCATCAGCTCGTACTTTGGAGGCAGAAGCAATGGTTGGTTCCCTAGACAATATAAACTATAAGCCACGAGGCGGAAAAACTCATATTAAAATGCAGTTCCCAACAAACTGGAAAGCAGAAGCAAAGGTAGACTCCTTGGAAAAAATCTTCCATAATCCTGCTGGTGGGGAGGTTACCATTATAGATATGAAACCAAAATGGAAAGCTCTACCAAAAATACAGTCACATAATTACCATTACAAGCAGCATAAAGGAGAATTCCAAGTTCCACATTTTGAAACTGACTGGAAAAATAGTACTGGACCCAAGGTGCACACTTTGGAAAACATAGACTATACTCCTAgaacaaataacaataaaatctATCAACAGAAACTTAAATGGAAGAGGGaatcaaaaatcaaacaaatctgGAAAACAAAGTATCCCTATGATGACCCGTATGACCCAACATACGATGAGGATAAGGTCATAGAGGAAAGAATA